The proteins below come from a single Treponema phagedenis genomic window:
- a CDS encoding Bax inhibitor-1/YccA family protein: protein MNETTLHDLSLQQANEKITQRFLAAVYGWMVAALAISGFSAFLVINSEAALLFIFGNKLVFFGLIIAEVLLVAGLSAGIRKISFTTAALAFIGYSILNGITLSAIFFIYTGGSITRIFLTTALMFSVMSIYGMTTNTDLNSAGRYLMMAVIGLVIASLVNMFLRSSSFDWLLSFITVGVFTGLTAYDSQKILQISQHARQDDAYRKVALIGALKLYLDFINIFLALLRLFGKKR, encoded by the coding sequence ATGAATGAGACAACGCTACATGATCTTTCATTGCAGCAAGCCAATGAGAAAATTACACAGCGGTTTTTAGCCGCAGTTTATGGATGGATGGTAGCAGCTTTGGCTATCAGCGGGTTTTCTGCTTTTTTAGTCATCAACAGTGAAGCTGCCTTATTATTTATTTTCGGTAATAAGCTTGTATTTTTTGGTCTTATTATTGCAGAGGTTTTACTTGTTGCCGGATTATCAGCCGGTATCAGAAAAATAAGTTTTACAACCGCTGCACTTGCCTTTATCGGCTATTCCATACTGAACGGCATTACCTTATCAGCTATTTTCTTTATCTACACCGGCGGTTCTATTACCCGGATCTTCCTCACCACGGCATTGATGTTCAGTGTAATGAGCATCTACGGTATGACAACAAATACCGATTTGAATTCTGCAGGGCGTTATTTAATGATGGCCGTAATCGGGCTTGTTATTGCATCCCTCGTTAATATGTTCCTCCGTTCATCATCATTTGACTGGCTTCTTTCTTTTATCACGGTCGGCGTATTCACCGGGCTCACCGCCTATGATAGTCAAAAAATTTTGCAAATATCACAACATGCGCGGCAGGACGATGCCTACCGAAAAGTAGCCCTTATCGGTGCTCTTAAATTGTATCTTGACTTTATTAACATCTTCCTCGCCCTCCTCCGCTTATTTGGTAAAAAACGCTAG
- a CDS encoding DUF1295 domain-containing protein, protein MEKLLFAFTVAQLVLFVFGLICFVVLFFVPAGYGKMIDKKWGYSFNNKAAWFIMEVPTLITMIVLMCVWATPENFVRIIIGLFFILHYTQRVLIFPFLLKGKSKMPLSIVLMGVVFNTINTFLIGAWLFYLSPKDMYQVSWLYDPRFIIGALIFLLGMAINIDSDKYIRSLRKAGDTAHYFPHKRMYRYVSSANYFGEILEWCGFALLSWSMVGVLFAFWTAANLVPRAYAINKKYRTEFPAEYAALKPKCVFPFIF, encoded by the coding sequence ATGGAAAAACTTTTGTTTGCTTTTACTGTTGCGCAACTCGTGCTTTTTGTTTTTGGGCTTATTTGTTTTGTTGTTTTATTCTTTGTTCCTGCGGGTTACGGTAAAATGATCGATAAAAAATGGGGTTATTCTTTTAATAATAAAGCGGCATGGTTTATTATGGAAGTACCGACACTGATTACAATGATTGTATTGATGTGTGTTTGGGCAACTCCTGAAAATTTCGTCAGAATAATAATAGGGCTTTTTTTTATTTTGCATTACACACAAAGAGTTTTAATCTTTCCATTTTTGCTTAAAGGGAAAAGTAAGATGCCTTTATCAATTGTATTAATGGGCGTAGTGTTTAATACGATAAATACATTTTTAATTGGTGCATGGTTATTTTACCTTTCGCCGAAAGATATGTATCAGGTTTCATGGCTTTATGACCCGCGCTTTATAATCGGTGCGCTGATTTTTCTTTTAGGCATGGCGATAAACATAGATTCCGATAAATATATTCGTTCCCTCAGAAAAGCCGGAGATACCGCGCATTATTTTCCGCATAAGAGAATGTATCGCTATGTATCAAGTGCAAACTATTTCGGCGAAATTTTAGAATGGTGCGGTTTTGCGCTTTTATCATGGAGCATGGTCGGTGTTTTATTTGCTTTTTGGACAGCCGCTAATTTAGTACCGCGTGCCTACGCTATTAATAAAAAATATAGAACGGAATTTCCTGCGGAATATGCAGCCCTTAAACCTAAATGCGTCTTTCCTTTTATTTTTTAA
- the hflX gene encoding GTPase HflX — translation MNLQELKQEQKKALLIFTDVYSEKIIGNYNVKSFAALKAIEEEELKNLTETIFVNPVFSLRFNINTRNPATFVGSGQLEKIAETASEENADVIIFNSDLSPRVQRNLEAALDLCVIDRREVIIQIFADRAQTREAVLQAQLARLEYSMPRLTRRWTGLAQQRGGVKGSRGAGEKKLELDRRRVRTEITRLKNEVEKVRVQRTVQRKNRIFGSKKIGAIVGYTNSGKSSLLKKLSGTEIFTEDKLFATLDAETRKIYFENELGSAQFLLTDTVGFVSNLPHQLIDAFRSTLEEAAIADFLLIICDASHPAMRECLNVTMEVLHELNCADKPTVIAINKMDAPFDPTEIMALKTQHPEAVEISVKTGLGIENLKTALFKQVQNRTKTH, via the coding sequence TTGAATTTACAGGAACTAAAACAAGAACAAAAAAAGGCTCTATTGATTTTTACTGATGTATATTCCGAAAAAATCATCGGCAATTACAATGTGAAAAGTTTTGCCGCTTTGAAGGCTATCGAGGAGGAAGAATTAAAAAATCTTACAGAAACAATTTTTGTAAATCCTGTTTTTTCTTTACGCTTTAATATAAACACTCGAAATCCCGCAACCTTTGTAGGCTCTGGGCAACTTGAAAAAATCGCCGAAACCGCATCCGAAGAAAATGCCGATGTAATTATTTTTAACAGCGATTTAAGCCCGCGCGTTCAGCGAAACCTTGAAGCAGCTTTAGACCTTTGTGTGATTGACCGCCGGGAAGTTATTATCCAAATTTTTGCCGACCGAGCGCAAACCCGTGAAGCGGTTTTACAAGCACAGCTTGCTCGACTTGAATATTCTATGCCTCGCTTGACCCGCCGCTGGACAGGACTTGCGCAACAACGCGGAGGAGTAAAAGGCTCGCGCGGTGCCGGTGAAAAAAAACTTGAGCTGGACAGACGACGGGTGCGAACTGAAATTACAAGATTAAAAAATGAGGTTGAGAAAGTTCGCGTGCAACGAACTGTACAACGGAAAAACCGTATTTTCGGCAGCAAAAAAATCGGTGCGATTGTCGGATACACAAATAGCGGTAAATCTTCGCTTTTAAAAAAACTTTCCGGTACTGAAATTTTTACCGAAGATAAACTCTTTGCAACCCTCGATGCCGAAACAAGAAAAATCTATTTTGAAAATGAACTTGGAAGTGCGCAATTTCTACTTACCGACACGGTAGGCTTTGTCAGCAATCTACCGCATCAGCTCATTGATGCTTTCCGCTCAACATTAGAGGAAGCCGCCATCGCTGATTTTTTACTGATAATCTGTGATGCCTCTCATCCCGCGATGCGCGAATGCTTAAATGTAACGATGGAAGTTTTACACGAGCTTAATTGTGCCGACAAACCTACTGTTATTGCAATAAATAAAATGGACGCCCCCTTTGATCCGACAGAGATTATGGCGCTGAAAACTCAGCATCCTGAAGCGGTAGAAATCTCGGTAAAAACCGGACTCGGCATAGAAAATTTAAAAACCGCTCTTTTTAAACAAGTGCAGAACAGAACAAAAACGCATTGA